One Solanum lycopersicum chromosome 4, SLM_r2.1 DNA window includes the following coding sequences:
- the LOC101253777 gene encoding U-box domain-containing protein 30-like — MPMYVPSRGRVEEFDVGGGGQVLDLETAVKDGILGGGGGVVVHGGAIEKKLSLRKMMEELDSIDVPSVFICPISLEPMQDPVTLCTGQTYERSNILKWFSLGHFTCPTTMQELWDDSITPNSTLHQLIYSWFSQKYLAMKKRSEDVQGRVLEILETLKKVKGEARVQALKELRQVVTSHDSAKKTVTDNSGVSLITSLLGPFTKHVVASEAIGILVHLDLNSDGKANLMQPNKISLMVDTLNEGSNDTKINCMKLLELLMEGKDSECDVLSSLSLFVGLLRIIKDKRHPNGVLSGLRLLKLISSHESLRNSIVGIGAIPQLVEVLPNLNAECLELALVILEALSTLPEGALALMDCRSTIPNVVKLLMKVSESCTQFALSILWAVCKLAPEKCSSVAVEAGLAAKLLLVIQSGCNPVLKQRSAELLKLCSLNYSETIFISKCKLTKTMQ, encoded by the coding sequence ATGCCTATGTATGTGCCTTCTAGGGGGAGAGTGGAGGAATTTGATGTTGGGGGTGGTGGGCAGGTGTTGGATCTGGAAACTGCTGTAAAAGATGGGATTttgggtggtggtggtggggtgGTGGTTCATGGTGGTGCTATAGAGAAGAAGTTGAGTCTGAGGAAAATGATGGAGGAGCTTGATTCAATTGATGTTCCTTCAGTTTTTATTTGTCCAATTTCTTTGGAACCCATGCAAGATCCAGTAACCCTTTGTACAGGGCAAACATATGAGAGGTCTAATATTCTCAAATGGTTCTCTTTGGGGCATTTTACTTGTCCCACAACAATGCAAGAGTTGTGGGATGATTCTATCACTCCTAATAGTACTCTTCACCAGCTGATTTACAGTTGGTTTTCTCAAAAGTATTTGGCTATGAAAAAGAGGTCAGAGGATGTGCAAGGAAGGGTTTTGGAGATTTTAGAGACCTTGAAGAAGGTTAAAGGTGAGGCTAGAGTTCAAGCTTTGAAGGAGCTAAGACAAGTTGTCACTTCCCATGACTCAGCCAAGAAAACAGTGACAGATAACAGTGGTGTTAGTTTGATTACTTCACTGTTAGGTCCTTTCACCAAACATGTTGTTGCTTCTGAGGCAATTGGTATTTTGGTACACTTGGATCTGAATTCAGATGGGAAGGCTAATTTGATGCAACCTAATAAGATTTCCCTGATGGTGGATACCTTGAATGAGGGATCCAATGATACCAAGATAAATTGTATGAAATTGCTCGAATTGTTGATGGAAGGGAAGGATTCAGAGTGTGATGTTTTGTCAAGCTTGAGTCTTTTTGTAGGATTACTGAGAATAATCAAAGATAAGAGACACCCTAATGGAGTGTTGTCTGGTTTGAGATTGCTCAAGCTGATTTCATCTCACGAATCATTGAGGAACTCAATTGTTGGTATTGGGGCAATCCCCCAATTGGTGGAAGTATTACCCAACTTGAATGCTGAATGCTTAGAATTAGCCCTGGTTATCCTTGAAGCCTTGTCTACCCTTCCAGAGGGAGCATTGGCGTTGATGGATTGTCGTAGCACCATTCCGAATGTGGTTAAATTGCTCATGAAGGTATCAGAGAGCTGCACTCAATTCGCGTTATCAATTTTATGGGCAGTGTGCAAACTTGCCCCAGAAAAATGCTCATCTGTGGCTGTTGAGGCAGGTCTAGCAGCCAAGTTGTTGCTTGTTATTCAAAGTGGATGCAACCCTGTGTTGAAGCAACGGTCTGCTGAGCTCTTGAAACTATGCAGTCTAAATTACTCAGAGACCATTTTCATTTCCAAGTGTAAGCTTACCAAGACAATGCAATGA
- the LOC104647238 gene encoding uncharacterized protein: MKNKGSHGQNRFIRILALPWKALIKARDCYVGTMTNYAVVNPRSLPKSYSVTSSTRSDNSEDFRELVRAASARSMGENFELNLLIQQQIRQQLQQQTPSRRTVPRSVSVGMGRIDEDKPFVLGGQEDDVSVMLMKNDLRYPRSRSHAVSKTSNIHVF; the protein is encoded by the coding sequence ATGAAGAACAAAGGGAGTCATGGCCAAAACAGATTTATTCGAATTCTCGCATTACCATGGAAGGCATTAATCAAAGCGCGAGATTGTTACGTAGGTACAATGACGAATTACGCAGTTGTAAATCCTCGGAGTTTACCTAAGAGTTACAGTGTAACATCATCTACGAGGTCTGATAACAGCGAAGATTTTAGAGAACTTGTTAGAGCAGCGTCCGCGAGGAGTATGGGAGAGAATTTTGAGCTGAATTTATTAATACAGCAACAAATTCGACAGCAATTACAGCAACAAACGCCATCAAGGAGAACAGTACCGAGGAGTGTTAGTGTTGGTATGGGAAGAATCGATGAAGATAAGCCATTTGTTTTAGGAGGTCAAGAAGATGATGTTTCGGTTATGttaatgaaaaatgatttgAGGTATCCTAGGAGTAGAAGTCATGCTGTTTCAAAGACTAGTAATATTCATGTCTTTTGA
- the LOC101252581 gene encoding LOW QUALITY PROTEIN: uncharacterized protein (The sequence of the model RefSeq protein was modified relative to this genomic sequence to represent the inferred CDS: substituted 1 base at 1 genomic stop codon), whose product MEKIQLYYYLFLLVVVADHAAASTQVKFLPGFEGPLPFQLETGYVGVGDSEIVQLFYYFIESESDPDSDPLMLWITGGPGCSALSGLIYEIGPITFEPVEYNGSFPKMILNPYSWTKVSSIIFLDLSVGTGFSYATTLAARQSSDLQASDHAYQFLRKWFVDHPEFLKNPFYVGGDSYSGIVVPIITQIIAIKNEMEVELFINLKGYLLGNPVTFKDHEDDYKIPFAYGMGLISEELYESLKSSCKGEYFNINASNAPCLQDVQTFNELLKGIYKAHILEPKCKRFSPRSHQLFGERRSLHQLNNLPGLIKCRENWXKHSSHWADDDQVRDALNIRKRSTGKWKRCESNLQYNRMVMSSIPYHKNLSSKGYRSLIYSGDHDMIVTFPSTQAWIKSLNYSIVDDWRAWTVDNQVARYTRSYSNQMTFATVKGAGHTAPEYKPRECLAMLTRWMSYQLLMINMAKTELCYCLFLFLVVAELAAATGSTVKFLPGFQGQLPFELETGYVGVGDSENVQLFYYFIESESEPDSDPLMLWITGGPGCSALSGLVYEMGPITFEAVEYNGSFPTMILNPYSWTKVSSIIFLDLPVGTGFSYATTPAALQSSDLQASEHAYQFLRKWFVDHQEFLENPFYVGGDSCSGMIVPVITQIVAIKNEIMEVELFINLKGYLLGNPTTFEGETNYRIPFAYGMGLISDELYESLKSNCKGEYFNMNASNVPCLQDVQTFNELLKGINNPHILEPKCKRFSPRPHTLFGERRSLHQLNNLRGLIKCRENWYKHSYHWADDDQVRDALNIRKGTIGKWERCASNLQYQMMITNSLPYHKNLSNKGYRSLIYSGDHDKLVTFQSTQAWIKSLNYSVVDDWRAWTVDNEVAGYTRSYSNQMTFATVKGAGHTAPEYKPRECLAMLTRWMSHQPL is encoded by the exons ATGGAAAAGATACAACTAtactattatttgtttttacttgTTGTTGTAGCAGACCATGCAGCAGCTAGTACACAAGTGAAGTTTCTTCCAGGTTTTGAAGGACCACTTCCTTTTCAACTCGAAACTGG GTATGTCGGAGTTGGTGATTCAGAAATTGTGCaattattctattattttatagagTCGGAGTCTGATCCAGACTCCGACCCTCTTATGCTTTGGATCACTGGAGGCCCTGGTTGCTCTGCTTTATCTGGCCTTATCTATGAGATAG GACCAATAACATTTGAACCAGTAGAATACAATGGGAGTTTTCCTAAAATGATACTAAATCCCTACTCATGGACAAAG GTGTCAAGTATTATTTTCTTAGACTTATCGGTGGGAACTGGATTTTCCTATGCAACGACTCTAGCAGCTCGACAATCATCTGATTTACAAGCGAGTGATCATGCATATCAGTTCCTTCGCAAG TGGTTTGTCGATCATCCAGAATTCTTAAAGAATCCATTTTATGTTGGTGGAGATTCATATTCAGGCATTGTTGTTCCCATCATTACTCAAATTATAGCAATTA AGAATGAAATGGAAGTCGAACTATTTATTAATCTTAAG GGATATTTACTCGGAAATCCAGTGACTTTTAAAGATCATGAAGACGATTATAAAATTCCATTTGCTTATGGAATGGGACTTATATCTGAAGAACTCTATGAG TCGTTGAAATCTAGTTGTAAAGGAGAGTATTTCAATATTAATGCAAGCAATGCACCGTGTTTGCAAGATGTTCAAACTTTTAACGAG CTTCTTAAAGGAATTTATAAAGCCCATATTTTGGAGCCCAAATGTAAGCGTTTTTCGCCAAGGTCACACCAATTGTTTGGCGAAAGAAGATCTCTACATCAACTTAACAATCTTCCTGGACTTATAAAATGTCGC GAAAATTGGTAAAAACATTCTTCTCATTGGGCTGATGATGATCAAGTTAGAGACGCCCTCAACATCCGAAAG AGGAGTACTGGAAAATGGAAGAGATGTGAAAGTAATTTGCAATACAATAGGATGGTCATGAGTAGCATACCATATCATAAAAACCTCAGTAGTAAAGGTTACAGATCTCTTATATACAG TGGAGATCATGACATGATTGTCACTTTTCCATCAACTCAAGCATGGATAAAATCTCTTAACTACTCAATAGTCGATGATTGGCGAGCTTGGACTGTTGACAATCAAGTTGCCCG TTACACAAGAAGTTACTCAAATCAGATGACATTTGCAACAGTGAAG GGAGCAGGGCATACTGCACCAGAATATAAACCTCGTGAATGTCTGGCCATGCTCACAAGGTGGATGTCTTACCAGCTTTT AATGATAAATATGGCAAAAACAGAGCTATGCTACtgcttatttttatttcttgttgtaGCAGAGCTCGCAGCAGCAACTGGTTCAACAGTGAAGTTTCTTCCTGGTTTTCAGGGACAACTTCCTTTTGAACTTGAAACTGG GTATGTTGGAGTTGGTGATTCAGAAAATGTGCAATTATTCTATTATTTCATAGAGTCGGAGTCTGAGCCAGACTCCGACCCTCTTATGCTTTGGATCACTGGAGGCCCTGGTTGCTCTGCTTTATCTGGCCTTGTCTATGAGATGG GACCAATAACATTTGAGGCAGTTGAATACAATGGGAGTTTCCCTACAATGATACTAAATCCCTACTCATGGACAAAG GTGTCAAGTATTATTTTCTTAGACTTACCGGTGGGAACTGGATTTTCCTACGCAACAACTCCAGCAGCTTTACAATCATCTGATTTACAAGCGAGCGAGCATGCATATCAGTTCCTTCGCAAG TGGTTTGTTGATCACCAAGAATTCTTAGAGAATCCATTTTATGTTGGTGGAGATTCATGTTCTGGCATGATTGTTCCCGTCATTACTCAAATCGTAGCAATTA AGAATGAAATAATGGAAGTCGAACTATTTATTAATCTTAAG GGATATTTACTTGGAAATCCAACGACTTTTGAAGGTGAAACCAATTATAGAATTCCATTTGCTTATGGAATGGGACTTATTTCTGATGAACTCTATGAG TCGTTGAAATCGAATTGTAAAGGAGAGTATTTCAATATGAATGCAAGCAATGTGCCGTGTTTGCAAGATGTTCAAACTTTTAACGAG CTTCTTAAAGGAATTAATAATCCCCATATTTTGGAGCCCAAATGTAAGCGTTTTTCGCCAAGGCCACACACATTGTTTGGCGAAAGAAGATCTCTACATCAACTTAACAATCTTCGTGGACTTATAAAATGTCGC GAGAATTGGTACAAACATTCTTATCATTGGGCTGATGATGATCAAGTTAGAGACGCCCTCAACATCCGGAAG GGGACTATCGGAAAATGGGAGAGATGTGCAAGTAATTTGCAATACCAAATGATGATCACTAATAGCTTACCTTATCATAAGAACCTCAGTAACAAAGGTTACAGATCTCTTATATACAG TGGAGATCATGACAAACTTGTTACTTTCCAATCAACTCAAGCATGGATCAAATCTCTTAACTACTCTGTTGTCGATGATTGGCGAGCTTGGACTGTTGACAATGAAGTTGCCGG CTACACAAGAAGTTACTCAAATCAGATGACATTTGCCACAGTGAAG GGAGCAGGGCATACTGCACCAGAGTATAAGCCTCGTGAATGTCTAGCCATGCTCACAAGATGGATGTCTCATCAGCCTTTGTAA